The Anaerolineae bacterium DNA window CTGGTCTCCGTTGCGGTGACCGGGTTGGTGGTGTTCGCGGCTACGCTTTTCCTGGGCGTCAAAAATGCCCCCCAAGAGCCGCCTCCGGCGGCGGCGATGACGTTGCCCACGGCCACGCCGATTCCCCCCACACCCACGGTCACACCAAGGCCTACGCCTACGCCGTTGCCCCGCCTGGTGGTATGGGCACCCGGCGGAGCATGCGCGTATGTGCGCCCGGCCCCGGACAGCATGGCGGAGCCGCTGGACTGCCTACCCAACGGCACCGAGGTCACCTGGACGGGGCAACAAAAAGAACACGGCGGGTTAACCTGGGCCGAAGTGGGCTTCCCCACCGACTACGGCTTGGCCTCCGGTTGGATGGCCTACGGCGTGGTCGCCTGGGACTTCTCCCCCAATACCGCCACTGGCAACCGCGAGACGGCGTTCTATGACGCTAATAGGGGCTCCATCGTACGCTGGCTTTCGCCCCACACCCCCATTTTGCTCGACCACGAACAGGATGGCTACGCCTGGGTGCAATTGCCCAACGGGGAGTGGGGTTGGGTAACCGTGAAGGATTTGGACCTGGGAAGGTAACGGGGTGTATCCCCAGGGAGCAGCAGAGGATTGTGCGACACATTTTTTCGCCGATAACGGCCCATTTTGGGCGGTTTTTGCGGCGCAAGACACTGTTTTGTGTCGCACAAGGCTTCTTGTGCGACACATTTTTACGGTGGCCAACCAGGCCCCCGGGCAGTCCCGACGGTGGGGCGAGTTCGCTCGCCCCTCGGTCGGGGCTGCCCGCCCCCCATGCCCGGCACCTTAACAAGCAAAGCAGAAGGGATGTCGTGGCCGCCCACCTTCTGGTGCGGTGGCCTATCCCCGTGGGTACGGCACGGATGAGGATGCGAACGTTTCGCCCTCCCCGTCCGTACCACGGGGAGGGCCATTCCTATCCAGGAGGTGAGCGATGTCCGAAAAGACCTTTGCCGATATCCTGCATGAGCTGGCTAAGCCGTTCTCGGTGAACGCCGTCCAATGGCGGCCGCGGCGGGAGGCGCTGGCCCACTTGCGGCGCATACGGCGCAGGTGGCTTTCTTTCACCTCCACGCCGATGCGCGCGGCCCAGCGCTGCACCTCAGCCTTGAAGATTTCGCGGCGCACCAGGTCATCCGTGGTCCTACTCATGGCGACGCACCAACACGTCCATCAGACTTTGCACCACTTCGGACAAGTTCTTCTGAACCCCGTGACGCCGCAGCACCTTGTACGAAGGCTTCTTTGTACAGCGCACAGGCTTCCCGATCGACGGCCACCATGAGGGCCTTGTAGCCCAGGGGTTCCACGTATTGGCGGTAGTGCTCGACCACGAAGCGGGCCACGCGCTGGATGCGGTCGGGGTTCTTGAGCATGTTGCGCAGGGTGACGGCCCGAGGGGTCCAAGAACGCGGGCTTGCGCATTGTATCGCCCAGGCGGATTTCCGCGTCCTGGATGTCGTGGATGACTACATTCATCCAGGCCATGGCGTAGGCGGAGGCGTTGATGTCTTGCCCAAAGACGCGAATTTCCTCGATGTGGCCGGGGATTTTCAGACGGCCATTCTCCTCCTCGCCGTACTTCTCCAGGAAGCGGAGGAAGGTCTTGACCAGGAGGCCGCCGGAGCCGCAGGTGGGGTCGTACACGCTCATGCCAGGTTCGGGATCGAGAATGCGGGCCATAAGCACGCCGACCATGCGCGGGGTGTAGAATTCGCCGGCGGATTGGCCCGCCCCCTCCGCGAACTTGCGCAGGAGGTACTCATAGGCGCGGCCCAGGATGTCGGGCTCCACATCGCGCAGGCCCAAACGGTGCTGGGAAAGCACCTGGATCAGGCGGTGCAGGTAGGGGTCGTCCACGATGCGCTGGCCCGCGGTGGTGGCGTTGAAATCGGTGATGTCGATGACACCGCTCAGGCGCGGGTTCTCGCGGGCCACGGCCCGCACCGCATCGGTCAACTGCTGGCCCAGATTGTGGACGGGCAGGTTGCGGATGTGGGCCC harbors:
- a CDS encoding M48 family metallopeptidase, with translation MSRTTDDLVRREIFKAEVQRWAARIGVEVKESHLRRMRRKWASASRRGRHWTAFTENGLASSCRISAKVFSDIAHLLDRNGPPRGTDGEGETFASSSVPYPRG
- a CDS encoding SAM-dependent DNA methyltransferase; protein product: MTSLDISTLESWLWDAACKLRGPVDAPKFKDYILPLVFLKRLSDVFDDEVQRVAGEFAMPLDEALNLVEQDHDLVRFYIPPGARWAHIRNLPVHNLGQQLTDAVRAVARENPRLSGVIDITDFNATTAGQRIVDDPYLHRLIQVLSQHRLGLRDVEPDILGRAYEYLLRKFAEGAGQSAGEFYTPRMVGVLMARILDPEPGMSVYDPTCGSGGLLVKTFLRFLEKYGEEENGRLKIPGHIEEIRVFGQDINASAYAMAWMNVVIHDIQDAEIRLGDTMRKPAFLDPSGRHPAQHAQEPRPHPARGPLRGRALPPIRGTPGLQGPHGGRRSGSLCAVQRSLRTRCCGVTGFRRTCPKWCKV